Proteins encoded by one window of Deinococcus yavapaiensis KR-236:
- a CDS encoding DNA sulfur modification protein DndB — MADPSPPDKHAALRALLADVLDSPSYLPVHTVRMGDTTSFIGAAPLKWIAENVSFAAELPLFRDHLQGGGRAVRVNRDTVEALQQRRPDYRREATLVEYLTSRTTHKFPPILVVISEAWVDDPAAPEWGEGGRALRPSAQFEALDADGTLGLLRVARRHAPVRMYALDGQHRLMALKGLMRLLDHGRLPRKNAEGRELPQKPLTTEGIVARHGAQGITHGYLQTLPSETLGVEFIVAVNRGETREEALRRVRATFVHVNQTAVPLAAGELTQLNEDDGFALVARHTALTHPLLETEGRVNMKNASLPQRSTAVTTLATLEDMVRRYLGAHEAFQGWPSKSPRVTPLRPTDTQLEHGRVFFDELWDHMQTLPVFESLGSEGSVAQLRNPGNKKDSGNKEESPKMHLLLRPIGQSVLAQAVGKLHFQMNHSLEEIFQKLIRLDRDGRFNLSWPGSPWYGSLYDPQRRRLIAGGRDISARLMGLILGEKFSDSQIGLLREVYLITRTTGEGLAIDLDGNEVSTEKIELPQLF; from the coding sequence ATGGCCGACCCTTCCCCGCCTGACAAGCACGCCGCGCTGCGCGCCCTGCTCGCCGACGTGCTCGACTCCCCGTCGTACCTACCGGTCCACACCGTCCGCATGGGCGACACGACCTCCTTCATCGGCGCGGCCCCACTAAAGTGGATCGCCGAGAACGTCTCCTTCGCGGCCGAGCTTCCCCTGTTTCGAGACCACCTGCAAGGCGGCGGGCGCGCGGTGCGTGTGAATCGCGACACCGTCGAAGCGCTGCAGCAACGCCGGCCCGACTACCGCCGTGAAGCGACCCTCGTGGAGTACCTGACGTCCCGCACCACCCACAAGTTCCCCCCCATCTTGGTGGTGATCAGCGAAGCGTGGGTCGACGACCCCGCCGCGCCCGAATGGGGCGAGGGCGGCCGCGCCTTGCGGCCCTCCGCGCAGTTCGAGGCCCTCGATGCCGACGGCACCCTGGGGCTGCTGCGCGTTGCGCGCCGGCACGCGCCCGTGCGGATGTACGCCCTCGACGGCCAGCACCGCCTCATGGCCCTCAAAGGCCTCATGCGCCTCCTTGACCACGGCCGCCTGCCCCGCAAGAACGCCGAAGGGCGTGAGCTGCCCCAAAAGCCCCTCACGACCGAAGGGATCGTCGCTCGGCACGGCGCGCAGGGCATCACGCACGGCTACCTGCAGACCCTGCCGAGCGAAACGCTCGGCGTGGAGTTCATAGTCGCGGTGAACCGAGGCGAGACGCGCGAGGAAGCGTTGCGGCGCGTGCGCGCCACTTTCGTGCACGTCAACCAGACGGCTGTGCCGCTCGCCGCAGGGGAGCTTACCCAGCTCAACGAGGACGACGGCTTCGCGCTCGTCGCGCGCCACACCGCCCTCACGCACCCACTGCTCGAAACGGAGGGGCGCGTGAACATGAAAAACGCGTCCCTGCCGCAACGATCAACGGCCGTGACAACTCTGGCGACCCTTGAAGACATGGTGCGCCGGTACCTCGGGGCGCACGAGGCCTTCCAAGGGTGGCCTTCCAAGAGCCCACGCGTCACGCCTTTGCGGCCGACGGACACTCAGCTTGAGCACGGGCGCGTTTTTTTCGACGAGCTGTGGGATCACATGCAAACCCTGCCCGTGTTCGAGAGCTTGGGCTCGGAAGGAAGTGTCGCGCAACTGCGCAATCCAGGGAATAAAAAGGATTCGGGCAACAAAGAAGAATCGCCCAAGATGCACCTTTTGCTACGACCGATAGGTCAGAGCGTTTTAGCGCAGGCGGTGGGCAAATTGCATTTTCAAATGAACCATTCGCTTGAGGAAATTTTCCAAAAGTTGATACGGCTCGATCGAGACGGGCGTTTCAACTTGAGTTGGCCCGGAAGCCCCTGGTATGGCTCGCTTTATGACCCACAGCGCCGCCGGCTCATCGCGGGAGGGCGAGACATATCCGCACGGCTGATGGGTTTGATTCTGGGAGAGAAGTTTAGCGATTCACAAATAGGCCTACTCAGGGAGGTCTATTTGATAACACGCACCACGGGAGAGGGGTTGGCCATAGACCTCGATGGAAACGAGGTGAGTACTGAAAAAATAGAGTTGCCGCAACTGTTTTAG
- a CDS encoding AAA family ATPase, which translates to MTLDNFRQYRGLQEFEVSILPDLNVTLFHGQNGAGKTGMFSALNWCLFGEGLEDIGDVFNRGALFDLPEGGRGSYAVSIKFRHKSHTYLAQRRQPVRRAGLRAVDDGPPSFTLMRLKATGEVTPVQFDLGFMNSVLPRNVRQYFFFDGEKMDDLTRAGNSEVKDAIRNVMRLPALERAETRFTEIARDLRGEIKRSASPESQRLADEEDRLRTEKTQLGAVRAKVRDELTLARTQIETLEAQLRSMEGARQLQEQRDRLLVDWKTTEGQDDKKTVELRKALMGAYTPWVRAATVDALAILDEKRERGEMPPGIREQFLQDLIERLECVCGRSFHEHDEVHARLASIMERSHATQQLEVEYTRLSGELRTLPQRVVTQRQLIDTLARDREDLRLRKTQIESELDNINRQLHTSSAGDIAALEKQRTTLTESRDRLLVQDQVNLMRLEEIDRELDALQGKKAAAEAQERQALLLTRTAALAQRLADAVTSVKHAYFETIRHDIERVTQDVFRKLAWKQEHFENVRIDQDFRLEVIDRYGVPTRKELSAGERQILSLAFICAMVQVSGEEAPLVMDTPFGRLSGDHLRAVASNLPALAPQLILFVTDREWDDASRAGLEPHTGKQYRLHFHRENSFTRVEELSPA; encoded by the coding sequence GTGACCCTTGACAACTTTCGGCAGTACCGTGGCCTTCAGGAATTCGAGGTGTCCATTCTCCCGGACCTGAACGTCACCCTCTTCCACGGGCAAAACGGAGCTGGCAAGACCGGCATGTTCAGCGCCTTGAATTGGTGTTTGTTCGGCGAAGGCCTCGAAGACATCGGCGATGTGTTCAACCGCGGAGCCCTCTTCGATTTGCCCGAAGGCGGACGCGGCTCGTATGCCGTCAGCATCAAATTCCGCCATAAAAGCCACACGTACCTCGCTCAGCGCCGCCAACCTGTTCGGCGCGCCGGGCTGCGCGCTGTGGACGACGGACCGCCTTCGTTCACCTTGATGCGCCTCAAAGCCACCGGGGAAGTAACGCCCGTACAGTTCGACCTCGGCTTTATGAACAGTGTGTTGCCCCGCAACGTTCGCCAGTACTTCTTCTTTGACGGCGAGAAGATGGATGACCTCACCCGCGCGGGAAACAGCGAGGTCAAGGACGCCATTCGGAACGTCATGCGCCTCCCCGCCCTTGAGCGTGCCGAAACGCGCTTCACGGAGATCGCGCGGGATTTGCGCGGCGAAATCAAACGCAGCGCTTCGCCCGAGTCGCAGCGCCTCGCGGACGAAGAGGACCGGTTGCGAACCGAGAAAACCCAGCTGGGCGCGGTCCGCGCCAAAGTCCGCGACGAATTGACGTTGGCGCGCACGCAAATCGAAACGCTCGAAGCGCAGTTGCGCTCGATGGAGGGTGCTCGGCAGCTGCAAGAGCAGCGCGACCGCCTCCTCGTCGACTGGAAAACCACCGAAGGTCAAGACGACAAGAAAACCGTGGAGTTGCGCAAAGCCCTCATGGGCGCCTACACCCCTTGGGTGCGCGCTGCTACCGTTGACGCGCTCGCGATTCTCGATGAGAAACGAGAGCGCGGCGAAATGCCGCCCGGCATTCGCGAGCAGTTTCTGCAAGACCTCATCGAACGGCTCGAATGCGTGTGCGGCCGTTCCTTTCACGAGCACGACGAGGTGCATGCCCGCCTCGCATCCATCATGGAGCGCAGTCACGCCACGCAACAACTCGAAGTGGAGTACACGCGCCTCTCCGGCGAGCTGCGCACCCTTCCGCAGCGCGTGGTCACGCAACGTCAACTGATTGACACGCTCGCGCGGGACCGCGAAGACTTGCGGCTGCGCAAAACCCAAATCGAAAGTGAGCTCGACAACATCAATCGGCAGCTGCACACTTCCAGCGCCGGCGATATCGCGGCGCTGGAAAAGCAACGCACCACCCTCACGGAGTCCCGCGACCGCCTCCTCGTCCAAGACCAGGTAAACTTGATGCGCCTCGAGGAGATCGACCGGGAACTCGACGCTTTGCAAGGCAAAAAAGCCGCCGCGGAAGCTCAGGAACGCCAAGCGCTTCTCCTTACGCGCACCGCCGCGCTCGCGCAGCGCCTCGCAGACGCGGTCACAAGCGTGAAGCACGCGTACTTCGAAACCATCCGCCACGACATCGAACGCGTCACGCAAGACGTCTTTCGTAAACTCGCGTGGAAGCAAGAACACTTCGAGAATGTCCGCATCGACCAAGACTTCCGCCTTGAAGTCATCGACCGCTACGGCGTTCCCACCCGCAAGGAACTTTCCGCCGGGGAACGCCAAATTCTCAGCCTCGCGTTCATTTGCGCCATGGTGCAAGTGTCCGGTGAAGAAGCTCCGCTCGTGATGGACACGCCGTTCGGCCGCTTGTCCGGCGACCACTTGCGCGCCGTTGCTAGCAACCTTCCCGCCCTCGCGCCACAACTCATTTTGTTCGTCACGGACCGCGAATGGGATGACGCGTCTCGCGCCGGCCTCGAACCCCACACGGGCAAACAGTACCGCCTGCACTTTCACCGCGAAAACAGCTTCACCCGCGTCGAGGAGCTCAGCCCAGCATGA
- a CDS encoding DEAD/DEAH box helicase family protein codes for MPLRDLCLPNWLDTSTGDLIADFFAPALKHADRYDRGVGYFSSGWLRLAASGMADFAARGGHARWVTSPILDENDWHAMLTGHDARRDATLRDALARTIDDLTARLERDTLNALAWMIADGVITFKLAVPRHKLDAGDFHDKFGVFTDARGDRISFNGSYNDSVQGNRNYESIKIFPSWHDAFRPLCDADADRFDRLWRNADPNVAVYDLPRAAHERILHLRTADRPYRPPPRAHRPRQPDVPRDVTLRDYQHQAIQAWLPGTRGFFEMATGTGKTITALAASTALIAREGRLAVVIAVPYQHLVDQWADDARRFGYAPILAFDNRHRWMGPLHDRLRALARGDTDHACVIVTHATLSTDAFQQALREVTGQLLVIADEAHHLGTPAHLAALPAHAGHRLALSATPNRWFDDAGTAALRAYFGDTIFALPLADAIGTSLTPYTYHPVLVELTDEETDAYADLSVQITRLHAAAATDSDAADRLRRLLLRRADLLNRAENKLPALSDVLRVHPVASHALFYCAPGQLDDVVHQLGFQHHLRVHRFTATERPAERRRLLEHFDRGDLQALAAIRCLDEGVDVPNTRTAFLLASSSNPREFIQRRGRVLRRAPGKTHAVIHDFITIPPLLPGVVSSTERSVVRRELARFTEFAQTAQNTHDAYAALWDVLQRHTHLDAQEHA; via the coding sequence ATGCCACTCCGCGACCTGTGCTTACCCAACTGGCTTGACACCTCCACCGGCGACCTCATCGCGGACTTCTTCGCGCCCGCCCTGAAGCACGCCGATCGTTACGACCGCGGCGTCGGGTACTTCAGCTCCGGCTGGCTGCGCCTCGCCGCGAGCGGCATGGCCGACTTTGCCGCTCGCGGTGGTCACGCCCGCTGGGTGACCAGTCCCATCCTCGACGAAAACGATTGGCACGCCATGCTCACCGGGCATGACGCAAGGCGCGACGCCACGTTGCGCGACGCCTTGGCGCGCACCATCGACGACCTCACCGCCCGTTTGGAACGCGACACCCTCAACGCCCTCGCGTGGATGATCGCCGATGGCGTCATTACCTTCAAACTCGCCGTACCGCGCCACAAACTTGACGCCGGCGACTTCCACGACAAATTCGGGGTGTTCACGGACGCTCGCGGCGACCGCATCAGTTTCAACGGTTCGTACAACGACAGTGTGCAAGGCAATCGCAACTACGAATCCATCAAAATTTTTCCTTCGTGGCACGACGCCTTCCGCCCGCTGTGCGACGCGGACGCCGACCGCTTCGACCGTTTATGGCGCAACGCCGACCCGAACGTTGCCGTGTACGACTTGCCTCGCGCGGCCCACGAACGCATCTTGCACCTCCGCACCGCCGACCGCCCGTACCGCCCGCCACCGCGCGCGCATCGGCCCCGCCAGCCGGATGTTCCAAGGGACGTCACCCTCCGCGATTATCAACATCAAGCGATTCAAGCTTGGCTTCCCGGCACGCGCGGCTTCTTCGAAATGGCCACTGGCACCGGCAAAACCATCACGGCCCTCGCCGCCTCCACCGCGCTGATCGCCCGCGAAGGTCGCCTCGCGGTCGTGATCGCCGTGCCTTATCAGCACCTCGTCGATCAATGGGCGGACGACGCGCGCCGCTTCGGCTACGCTCCGATTCTCGCGTTTGACAACCGACATCGCTGGATGGGCCCCTTGCACGATCGTCTGCGCGCGTTGGCCCGCGGCGACACGGACCACGCCTGCGTCATCGTCACGCACGCCACCCTCAGCACCGACGCCTTTCAACAGGCGCTACGGGAAGTGACGGGCCAACTGCTCGTCATCGCGGACGAAGCTCACCACCTTGGCACTCCCGCGCATCTCGCGGCGCTTCCCGCGCACGCCGGACACCGCCTCGCCCTTTCGGCCACGCCCAACCGCTGGTTCGATGATGCGGGCACCGCCGCCTTGCGCGCCTACTTCGGCGACACGATCTTCGCGTTGCCCCTCGCCGATGCGATCGGCACGAGCCTCACGCCTTACACGTACCACCCCGTCCTTGTGGAACTCACCGACGAGGAAACCGACGCGTACGCTGACCTCTCAGTGCAAATCACGCGGTTGCATGCCGCCGCCGCGACAGACTCGGACGCCGCCGACCGCCTTCGACGCCTCCTGTTGCGCCGCGCGGACCTTCTCAACCGCGCCGAGAACAAGCTGCCCGCGCTCAGCGACGTGCTGCGCGTTCACCCCGTAGCGTCCCACGCCCTCTTTTACTGTGCGCCTGGGCAGCTCGACGACGTCGTCCATCAACTTGGCTTTCAGCATCACCTGCGCGTGCACCGTTTCACCGCCACGGAACGCCCCGCCGAGCGCCGCCGCCTGCTCGAGCATTTCGACCGCGGTGACTTGCAAGCCCTCGCCGCCATTCGCTGCCTCGACGAAGGGGTCGACGTGCCCAATACCCGCACCGCCTTTTTGCTCGCCAGTTCCAGCAATCCCCGAGAATTCATTCAGCGGCGCGGCCGCGTGCTGCGCCGTGCGCCTGGCAAAACCCACGCGGTCATCCACGATTTCATCACCATCCCGCCCCTCTTGCCGGGCGTCGTGAGCTCCACCGAACGCTCGGTCGTGCGGCGGGAACTCGCGCGCTTCACGGAGTTCGCACAAACCGCCCAAAACACGCACGACGCCTACGCGGCGCTGTGGGACGTGCTGCAACGCCACACGCACCTTGATGCTCAGGAGCACGCATGA
- a CDS encoding gamma-glutamylcyclotransferase family protein — protein MTADHIFVYGTLKPGQRNHHIATRAGPHTTREATLTGYHLYHLHPENYPCITPGPPDATIHGYILTYHDWHAAHPHLDQLEGTHLTPPLYHRQRATATTPHGPQHVWIYTYAHPHRLTTPTATHLPHGHWPPS, from the coding sequence ATGACCGCCGACCACATCTTCGTCTACGGCACCCTCAAACCCGGCCAACGCAACCACCACATCGCCACCCGCGCCGGACCCCACACCACCCGCGAAGCCACCCTCACCGGCTACCACCTCTACCACCTCCACCCCGAAAACTACCCCTGCATCACCCCCGGCCCACCCGACGCCACCATCCACGGCTACATCCTCACCTACCACGACTGGCACGCCGCCCACCCCCACCTCGACCAACTCGAAGGCACCCACCTCACCCCACCCCTCTACCACCGCCAACGCGCCACCGCCACCACCCCCCACGGACCCCAACACGTCTGGATCTACACCTACGCCCACCCCCACCGCCTCACCACCCCCACCGCCACCCACCTCCCCCACGGCCACTGGCCCCCAAGTTGA
- the thrB gene encoding homoserine kinase, with protein sequence MTATSSLVPHPSTHTIEVRAPASSANLGSGFDAVGLALSLHTTVRATLTERPEVITNLPGVPLDETNYVYRSARLLADTAGKPLPPLRLEIESDIPLARGLGSSAAALIAGLVAANTLLGEPLTTHELLDVAAREEGHPDNVGACLLGGAIIATLDDGHVEHVHVTPPAHLGVLLVIPHFELLTSKARGVLPHTYTRADTVHALSHAALLAAALTTGRLDLLHRAMQDRLHQPHRAPLVPGLTTILNEATTHGALGAALSGAGPSVLCFYDRHDDPTPLTAFLHDVLHREHLHGTLRDLTIDPNGTTHTTPPHP encoded by the coding sequence GTGACCGCCACCTCGTCCCTCGTCCCACACCCCTCAACCCACACGATCGAAGTTCGCGCGCCCGCCTCCAGCGCCAACCTCGGCTCCGGCTTCGACGCCGTCGGCCTCGCCTTGTCGCTGCACACCACCGTCCGCGCGACCCTCACCGAACGCCCCGAAGTCATCACCAACCTTCCCGGCGTCCCCCTCGACGAAACCAACTACGTCTACCGATCCGCGCGCCTCCTCGCCGACACCGCCGGCAAACCCCTCCCGCCCCTACGCCTCGAAATCGAATCCGACATCCCCCTCGCCCGCGGCCTCGGCTCCAGCGCCGCCGCCCTCATCGCCGGCCTCGTCGCCGCCAACACCCTCCTCGGCGAACCCCTCACCACCCACGAACTCCTCGACGTCGCCGCCCGCGAAGAAGGCCACCCCGACAACGTCGGCGCCTGCCTCCTCGGCGGCGCCATCATCGCCACCCTCGACGACGGCCACGTCGAACACGTCCACGTCACCCCCCCCGCCCACCTCGGCGTGCTCCTCGTCATCCCGCACTTCGAACTCCTCACCTCCAAAGCGCGCGGCGTCCTCCCCCACACCTACACCCGCGCCGACACCGTCCACGCCCTCTCCCACGCCGCCCTCCTCGCCGCCGCCCTCACCACCGGCCGCCTCGACCTCCTCCACCGCGCCATGCAAGACCGCCTCCACCAACCCCACCGCGCCCCCCTCGTACCCGGCCTCACCACCATCCTCAACGAAGCCACCACCCACGGCGCCCTCGGCGCCGCCCTCAGCGGCGCCGGCCCCAGCGTCCTGTGCTTCTACGACCGCCACGACGACCCCACCCCCCTCACCGCCTTCCTCCACGACGTCCTACACCGCGAACACCTCCACGGCACCCTCCGCGACCTCACCATCGACCCCAACGGCACCACCCACACCACACCACCACACCCATGA
- the thrC gene encoding threonine synthase, which translates to MPTTTAAYRGLLHAYKAYLPLTDRTPLLTLHEGNTPLIHAPRLSDALGVTLHLKFEGLNPTGSFKDRGMVMAVAKAVEDGATSLICASTGNTSAAAAAYATRAGLRCVVLVPDGNIALGKLAQAVAYGAEIIAVRGNFDDALTLVRDIAATEPIALVNSVNPYRLEGQKTAAFEVVDQLGRAPDILALPVGNAGNISAYHKGFREYHTHGKISRLPRLWGVQAAGAAPLALGLSHVAQPETIATAIRIGNPASAHLAREAVRDTNGLFEAVTDDEILHAYRLLAREGVFCEPASATPVAGLLKLKAQGNLDAGQHVVAVLTGNGLKDPGTALKANAVEPLVVDATLSAVLSVIRG; encoded by the coding sequence ATGCCGACGACGACCGCCGCTTACCGTGGACTTCTACACGCCTACAAGGCGTACCTGCCTTTGACGGACCGCACGCCGCTCCTCACCCTGCACGAGGGCAACACCCCCCTCATCCACGCCCCGAGGCTCTCCGACGCGCTCGGCGTGACACTGCACCTCAAATTCGAAGGCCTCAACCCCACCGGTTCCTTCAAAGACCGAGGCATGGTCATGGCCGTCGCGAAAGCCGTCGAGGACGGCGCCACCAGCCTCATCTGCGCCTCCACCGGCAACACCTCCGCCGCCGCCGCCGCGTACGCCACGCGCGCGGGCCTCCGCTGCGTCGTCCTCGTTCCCGACGGCAACATCGCCCTCGGCAAACTCGCGCAAGCCGTCGCCTACGGCGCCGAGATCATCGCCGTACGCGGCAACTTCGACGACGCCCTCACCCTCGTGCGCGACATCGCCGCCACCGAACCCATCGCCCTCGTCAACTCCGTCAACCCCTACCGCCTCGAAGGACAAAAAACCGCCGCCTTCGAAGTCGTCGACCAACTCGGCCGCGCACCCGACATCCTCGCGCTTCCCGTCGGCAACGCCGGAAACATCAGCGCGTACCACAAAGGCTTCCGCGAATACCACACGCACGGCAAAATCAGCCGCCTCCCCCGCCTGTGGGGCGTCCAAGCGGCGGGCGCCGCGCCCCTCGCGCTCGGCCTCAGCCACGTCGCCCAACCCGAAACCATCGCGACCGCCATCCGCATCGGCAACCCCGCCTCCGCCCACCTCGCGCGAGAAGCCGTACGCGACACCAACGGCCTCTTCGAAGCCGTCACCGACGACGAAATCCTGCACGCCTACCGCCTCCTCGCCCGCGAAGGCGTCTTCTGCGAACCCGCCAGCGCCACGCCCGTCGCCGGCCTGCTCAAACTCAAAGCGCAAGGCAACCTCGACGCCGGCCAGCACGTCGTCGCCGTCCTCACCGGCAACGGCCTCAAAGACCCCGGCACGGCCCTCAAAGCCAACGCCGTCGAACCACTCGTCGTCGACGCCACCCTGAGCGCCGTCCTGAGCGTCATCCGAGGCTGA
- a CDS encoding VOC family protein, giving the protein MDSPILDLAGITLEVNHLPRGVRFYTHLFGLDLTRHDDDKGVAEFRVNDSQSLTLWKPITRRKNDERLGKLRARGASHLHFAWQVQEADLERCKTILDAYDVHWTELDLGTPERPDRTLYFYDPFGHGLELRGVNLSDERQPTFPPKPTERSAHALPVIGLREAAIGFSDYDAMKERLPRAYGFCFVKEQDDRDFAQFVLSPRPELDGDGTPQRWLYCWDPQIGLADMHGGDHATLKFYADVDAVARRVAQAGLEHGHDDLGLVVRDPEGHVFEFVHP; this is encoded by the coding sequence ATGGACTCGCCGATTCTCGATCTCGCCGGAATCACGCTCGAGGTCAACCACCTGCCGCGCGGCGTGCGCTTCTACACCCACTTGTTCGGCCTCGACCTCACTCGGCACGACGACGACAAAGGCGTCGCGGAATTTCGCGTGAACGACTCTCAAAGCCTCACGCTGTGGAAGCCGATCACGCGCCGCAAAAACGACGAGCGGCTCGGCAAGCTGCGCGCGCGCGGCGCCTCACACCTGCACTTCGCGTGGCAAGTGCAAGAAGCCGACCTCGAACGCTGCAAGACCATCCTCGACGCGTACGACGTGCACTGGACGGAACTCGACCTCGGCACGCCCGAACGGCCCGACCGCACCTTGTACTTCTACGACCCGTTCGGGCACGGCTTGGAGTTGCGCGGCGTGAACCTCAGCGACGAACGACAACCCACCTTCCCGCCCAAACCCACCGAACGCTCCGCGCACGCCCTGCCCGTCATCGGCCTGCGCGAAGCCGCCATCGGCTTCTCCGACTACGACGCCATGAAAGAGCGCCTGCCGCGCGCCTACGGCTTTTGCTTCGTCAAAGAGCAAGACGACCGCGACTTCGCACAGTTCGTCCTCAGTCCACGACCCGAACTCGACGGCGACGGCACCCCGCAACGCTGGCTGTACTGCTGGGACCCACAAATCGGCCTCGCCGACATGCACGGCGGCGACCACGCCACCTTGAAGTTCTACGCGGACGTCGACGCGGTCGCCCGCCGCGTCGCCCAAGCCGGCTTGGAGCACGGCCACGACGACCTCGGCCTCGTCGTGCGCGACCCGGAAGGACACGTGTTCGAATTCGTGCACCCCTGA
- a CDS encoding aldo/keto reductase → MQLRSLGRRDLQVSRLGLGLSALGRPGYFTLGHREDLRGEYDVDVMRRRAFDVMDAAYEAGVRYFDAARSYGRAEDFLGDWLRTRTPEDVTTGSKWGYVYVADWRTDVWPQEVKDHSADNFERQWTQTRERLGDRLGVYMIHSVTPDSNVLNDATLLARLENLAARGVLVGLSVSGPKQGDLIRRALELDVFRVVQATWNLLEPSADEALREAHAAGLGVIVKEGVANGRLTERGEEAKHPAMRAACQAYGVTPDVIALAAVLAQPFTDVVLSGAATVPHLRSNLRAADLTLDEATLDALKALTIEPTAFWKARSAMPWT, encoded by the coding sequence ATGCAGCTTCGCTCTCTCGGCCGCCGCGACCTCCAAGTTTCCCGCCTCGGGCTGGGCTTGTCCGCCCTCGGTCGCCCCGGGTACTTCACGCTCGGCCACCGCGAAGACTTGCGCGGCGAGTACGACGTGGACGTCATGCGTCGGCGCGCCTTCGACGTGATGGACGCGGCGTACGAAGCCGGCGTGCGCTACTTCGACGCGGCGCGCTCGTACGGCCGCGCCGAGGACTTCCTCGGAGATTGGCTGCGCACACGAACCCCCGAAGACGTCACGACCGGCTCGAAGTGGGGCTACGTGTACGTCGCCGATTGGCGCACGGACGTATGGCCGCAAGAAGTCAAAGATCACTCCGCCGACAACTTCGAACGGCAATGGACCCAAACCCGCGAGCGACTCGGCGACCGACTCGGCGTCTACATGATCCACTCCGTGACGCCCGACAGCAACGTCCTGAACGACGCCACGCTGCTCGCACGCCTCGAGAACCTCGCCGCCCGAGGCGTCCTCGTCGGCCTGTCCGTCAGCGGCCCCAAACAAGGCGACCTGATTCGCCGCGCCCTCGAACTCGACGTGTTCCGCGTCGTGCAAGCCACGTGGAACCTCCTAGAGCCCAGCGCCGACGAAGCCTTGCGAGAAGCGCACGCCGCCGGACTCGGCGTCATCGTGAAAGAAGGCGTCGCCAACGGACGCCTCACCGAGCGCGGCGAGGAAGCCAAGCACCCCGCGATGCGCGCGGCATGCCAAGCGTACGGCGTGACACCGGACGTGATCGCCCTCGCCGCCGTCCTCGCGCAACCTTTCACGGACGTCGTGCTGAGCGGCGCGGCGACCGTCCCCCACCTGCGCAGCAACTTGCGCGCCGCCGACCTCACCCTCGACGAAGCGACCCTCGACGCTTTGAAAGCGCTGACGATCGAACCGACCGCCTTCTGGAAGGCGCGCTCGGCCATGCCGTGGACGTGA
- a CDS encoding RNase H family protein: MNHAFADGSQADGVGGWGVVLLVPGRPDARHSGQDEVNDNGACELLAVLHAIELAPEGQPLTVHTDATTVVQAIRRGTMHPEQEELGARVRARAAERGIRLRVSLGPRDARRMREAHDLAAAARRGEALPNREKPEVRVRVRKVAWGAEASFTIRRGGETSRVLRVLPPKEGVPPAVLALSALVREARGGEHLLVRMDSALAPALWANATSAATREAREIVEAAKSDAAARGVTLEFVA, from the coding sequence GTGAATCACGCGTTCGCGGACGGCAGCCAAGCGGACGGCGTGGGCGGGTGGGGCGTCGTCCTGCTCGTCCCGGGACGGCCCGACGCGCGCCACAGCGGTCAAGACGAAGTCAACGACAATGGCGCGTGCGAACTGCTCGCCGTGCTGCACGCGATCGAACTCGCGCCCGAAGGGCAGCCGCTCACCGTGCACACCGACGCGACGACCGTGGTGCAAGCCATTCGTCGCGGCACCATGCACCCCGAGCAAGAAGAGCTCGGCGCCCGCGTGCGCGCCCGCGCCGCCGAACGCGGCATTCGCCTGCGCGTCTCGCTCGGACCGCGAGACGCGCGCCGCATGCGCGAAGCGCACGACCTCGCCGCCGCCGCGCGACGCGGAGAAGCGCTGCCCAACCGAGAGAAACCCGAAGTGCGCGTGCGCGTGCGCAAAGTCGCCTGGGGCGCCGAGGCGAGCTTTACGATTCGCCGCGGCGGCGAGACGAGCCGCGTCCTGCGCGTCCTACCTCCCAAAGAAGGCGTGCCGCCCGCCGTGCTGGCCCTCTCGGCGCTCGTGCGCGAGGCGCGCGGCGGCGAACACCTCCTCGTGCGCATGGACTCGGCCCTCGCCCCCGCCTTGTGGGCCAACGCCACGAGCGCCGCCACGCGAGAAGCGCGCGAAATCGTCGAGGCCGCCAAAAGCGACGCTGCCGCGCGAGGCGTCACCCTCGAATTCGTCGCGTGA